Proteins co-encoded in one Terriglobales bacterium genomic window:
- a CDS encoding glycosyltransferase yields MPTIADLARPEWDRPTSSKSKISMIVPARNEEEMIGKTLPTMLRQDYENYEVIAIDDRSTDRTGEIIDRIASAHAAGQDGPSLKVIHISELPTDWMGKPHAMWVGAQQATGDWLLFTDADITFSPDCLRRAVTYAEESKTDHLVLIPTLIMLSVGERMMLAFFNILFVFGHRPWKVADPRTKDHMGVGAFNLIRRPVYDQVGTHAKLRFEVLDDVKLGKIVKENGFTQRVALGRNLISLRWAKNAMGVVRNLTKNFFALMQFRWPRALGSCLLLAFFHWMPFLGIFLAPGWSRIGYALALVSIFLIYVGLSWTEPISPLYFVLHPVAGLLFMYIMLRSTTLTLWRDGVVWRGTFYPLNELRRGLV; encoded by the coding sequence ATGCCAACCATCGCAGATCTCGCCCGCCCCGAGTGGGACCGTCCTACTTCTTCTAAATCCAAAATCAGCATGATTGTTCCGGCCCGCAATGAAGAAGAGATGATTGGCAAGACGCTTCCTACAATGCTGCGGCAGGACTATGAAAACTATGAGGTGATCGCCATTGACGACCGCTCTACTGACCGGACCGGCGAGATTATAGATCGCATAGCTTCCGCCCATGCTGCGGGCCAGGATGGACCTTCGTTGAAGGTGATCCACATCTCCGAGCTGCCCACAGACTGGATGGGGAAGCCGCATGCCATGTGGGTTGGCGCACAGCAGGCTACGGGCGACTGGCTGCTGTTTACCGACGCCGACATTACTTTCAGTCCGGACTGCCTGCGCCGAGCGGTTACTTACGCCGAGGAAAGTAAGACCGATCACCTGGTGCTGATTCCCACCCTGATTATGCTCAGCGTGGGGGAGAGAATGATGTTGGCATTCTTCAACATTCTTTTCGTCTTCGGTCATCGTCCCTGGAAAGTTGCCGATCCGCGTACTAAAGACCATATGGGCGTGGGCGCTTTCAACCTGATTCGCCGCCCGGTGTACGACCAAGTGGGCACACATGCCAAGTTGCGGTTTGAAGTGTTGGACGACGTAAAGTTGGGCAAGATCGTCAAAGAGAATGGATTCACGCAGAGGGTCGCGCTGGGCCGGAACTTGATTTCGCTGCGCTGGGCAAAAAACGCCATGGGCGTGGTTCGCAATCTTACAAAGAACTTCTTTGCGCTAATGCAGTTCCGCTGGCCACGCGCGTTGGGGTCATGTCTTCTGCTGGCGTTCTTCCACTGGATGCCATTTCTTGGCATTTTTCTAGCGCCGGGATGGAGTCGAATCGGTTACGCCCTGGCCTTGGTTTCAATTTTTCTTATTTATGTGGGGCTCTCCTGGACCGAACCGATCTCGCCGCTCTACTTTGTTCTGCATCCCGTGGCTGGCCTGTTGTTCATGTACATCATGCTGCGGTCCACAACATTGACGCTGTGGCGTGACGGCGTGGTTTGGCGAGGGACGTTTTATCCCTTGAACGAGTTACGCCGCGGCTTGGTGTAA
- a CDS encoding MFS transporter, with the protein MQTRHHARLALLLLTALNFLNYIDRSVLFAVQPLVQAEFHRSDADFGFLTTAFFLCYMFAAPIVGVLADRYPRKLIIITGAIVWSAATLLTAVTHDFHTLLFRHAIVGIGEATFVTIAPAFLADLFGEERRGRIMGLFFMAIPAGTALGYVLGGQLGPQYGWRTPFYVAAIPGLLLALGMLFIPEPKRGSCDRLHESVERGTLRGLLRNPAFWTATLGMAAMTFALGGLSVWMPTFLSRMRGYSLARANQIFGGMTACNGIAATLTGGWLGDRLLRRTAGAYYLVSAASMALAIPAMILALYSKSSLMLPGIFVAEFLLLLNTGPLNAAVVNSVGAHIRATTIAVNIFTIHLLGDALSPTVIGAISDRRSLEWGFAPAVVAIVLSSVILFYGMRFAPKLGSGANPGDAISGATAG; encoded by the coding sequence ATGCAAACCCGGCATCACGCGCGGCTGGCACTCTTGCTGCTCACCGCACTTAATTTCCTGAACTACATTGATCGGTCGGTTCTCTTTGCGGTGCAGCCGCTGGTGCAGGCGGAATTTCACCGCAGTGACGCGGACTTCGGTTTCCTAACCACTGCTTTCTTCCTCTGCTATATGTTCGCTGCGCCCATCGTCGGCGTGCTGGCAGATCGCTATCCGCGCAAGTTAATAATCATTACTGGAGCGATTGTTTGGAGTGCGGCAACGCTGCTTACGGCTGTCACTCACGATTTTCATACGCTGCTCTTTCGCCACGCAATCGTCGGCATTGGGGAAGCAACGTTCGTGACCATTGCGCCCGCCTTTTTGGCTGATCTGTTCGGCGAGGAGCGCCGGGGCCGAATCATGGGCCTGTTTTTTATGGCCATTCCCGCGGGTACAGCGTTGGGATATGTGTTGGGCGGGCAGTTGGGGCCGCAATACGGATGGCGCACGCCGTTTTATGTGGCCGCAATTCCAGGGCTCCTCCTGGCATTGGGGATGCTGTTCATTCCCGAGCCGAAGCGTGGAAGTTGCGATCGTTTGCACGAGAGCGTAGAGCGCGGCACTCTCCGCGGGTTGCTACGCAATCCCGCGTTCTGGACGGCAACTCTGGGCATGGCAGCGATGACCTTCGCCTTGGGTGGACTCTCGGTCTGGATGCCAACCTTTCTATCGCGCATGCGCGGCTATTCGCTCGCCCGGGCGAATCAGATCTTCGGCGGAATGACGGCCTGCAATGGCATTGCTGCCACTCTAACGGGTGGCTGGTTGGGTGACAGGTTGCTGCGCCGAACCGCGGGCGCGTACTACCTGGTTTCAGCAGCCAGCATGGCGTTGGCAATTCCTGCCATGATCCTGGCCCTGTATTCCAAATCGTCGCTGATGTTGCCCGGAATCTTTGTGGCAGAATTCTTGCTGTTGTTGAATACCGGTCCGTTGAACGCCGCGGTTGTTAACTCTGTCGGCGCGCACATACGGGCCACTACAATCGCTGTCAACATCTTTACCATCCACTTGCTGGGTGACGCCCTATCGCCCACCGTGATCGGTGCAATCTCCGATCGCCGCTCTCTCGAATGGGGTTTCGCGCCCGCCGTTGTGGCCATCGTTCTTTCGTCCGTCATATTGTTTTACGGCATGCGTTTCGCCCCCAAGTTGGGTAGTGGAGCGAATCCAGGCGATGCCATCTCAGGAGCGACGGCGGGGTGA
- the queF gene encoding preQ(1) synthase, whose amino-acid sequence MARAPRYTPEHAKAGLDASFPEIETWPNQFPAYEIVVDVPEFTSVCPKTGLPDFGVLKIRYMPDKLCLELKSLKEYLLTYRNLGIFQENIVNRVLEDVVRCAKPMWAEITGDFRPRGGIATVVTARWPRPKNRSRSRV is encoded by the coding sequence ATGGCCCGTGCTCCCCGCTATACGCCAGAACATGCCAAAGCTGGACTGGACGCCTCATTTCCCGAGATTGAGACCTGGCCCAACCAGTTTCCGGCTTACGAGATTGTAGTTGATGTGCCGGAATTTACTTCGGTGTGCCCAAAAACCGGGCTGCCGGATTTTGGCGTGCTGAAGATTCGTTACATGCCCGATAAGCTTTGCCTGGAGCTGAAGTCACTGAAAGAATACCTGCTCACTTACCGCAACCTTGGAATTTTCCAGGAAAATATTGTGAACCGCGTCCTCGAAGATGTGGTGCGGTGCGCCAAGCCGATGTGGGCAGAGATCACGGGAGACTTCCGGCCGCGAGGCGGAATTGCCACCGTGGTGACTGCTCGCTGGCCGCGTCCGAAGAACCGGAGCCGCAGCCGAGTTTAA